Below is a window of Physeter macrocephalus isolate SW-GA unplaced genomic scaffold, ASM283717v5 random_293, whole genome shotgun sequence DNA.
CAGGGGGAGGCCTAGGGGGGGATCCGAGGGGATGGGGCAGAAGCCGCGGATGGTGGCCGTCAGCGTGTCCATCCAGCGCAGTGCAGAGGCTTCCGCGTTCCTAGCGTTCCGGTCCTCGGCTCTGCGGTTTACCTGCCGTGCGAGCTTGGACAAAGGCCTTAAGTTCTCTCTTTAGAGTTAAATCAGCTCGCTGGACTTAGCTGGTTTCTAAAGGTGTATTTTCTTAGGATTCtagaattccatttttttaaacgtTGTGCAATTCTGTTCCCCAGCATTCCCAAACTTAAAAATTCTTTGGGAGGGATTATTGCtcaataattatgttattttctaCATGCTATGGTTTTCTCTCTTATGATAATAtaatagtttatttatatttacagtaATATATTATTACTAGAAGAATAATGGTAACTTTCCACAATTCTGTCTTAACATTCTACGATTCTAATAGTCTCTGCTCAATAGTACTCAATactattacttattattattttaatttacattctaCAATTTTGCATCACAACATTCTATGACTTTAATATCCTTTGGGAAGGAGTATTGCTCAACACcattatcactattttttctACGTTCTCTGATTCTGTCCCGAGAGTCTGCGCTTCTAACATTCCACGGGAGGCAGTATTGCTCAGTAAGTAGCAGCCATGATGAAGATGGTGACCTCACATTCTACGTTCTCTGCATTCTGACTTTCTGGGACGCCTTGGTGCTGATGTGCTCGGCTTCTTACCTGAAACTGCACCACCTTCTCTGTGGCGAGACATAAGTAGGTGCCACCCTCTCCTGGAGGACCACCTGGGAACTGGAATGCACACTTGTGCAGCTGGGAGATGGGCTCATCCACGTCGAGGAGTGCACACTGTTTAGCTACTTTGCGGATGATCTACAGCAAAAGGGTGGGAGGAGGCGTGGCAGCAGGTTGCCTGGGTGTCCACAGgcttcccctctctctttctgctaCTTCGATAGCCAGGCAGGACACTGGCGTATTCCCCCCACGCCAGCACTCTACCTCCATCCAGCCCCACAAAGCACTGAGTATCCCAAGTGAGGATAGGTGTCATCGTGCTTTGGGTTCTCACTCTCCAGCGCTGCACTTGTGGGTCACACCTTCTGTGTGGATCTGGGGGGACCCCTCCAGCTGCGCCCTTCCTTCCCATACCATCGGAGGTAGTGTGATGCCCGTGACTGTGCAGGTCAGCTGCACCAGGGAGCCGTAGTGGACGTAGCCCTCTCGAGGCGGGAAGTCTCCCTGGGAACAGTGTTCATCAGCTGGGAgtaaaaagaaggagggaaggaaggagggtttCAGGGGCCCCAAGCTTCTGCCCCAAATCCCACCCTTCCTGCCTCTGGCTCCACCTCACATTGCACATGGGTCTTATGGGCAAGGCTGGCACACAGGAAGGCAGCTGAGGCTGAAGATTCTCAGCCTGGAGATGTCACTTGTGGCCATCCTTGCAAATGTCTGccccctggggtgggggctgagtTGAGGGAAGGGGCTGGACACAGGAGTCTGAATAGCTTGGGTCAGTCACCAACTCACTGGGACCTTTGACAAGTCTTTTCGTGTTTCTGAGCCTCCGTTCCATGGGGCAAATTTTACTTTCCTTGAGGAGTTGTGATGAAGATTTAAAAAGGGAATGCATGTGAAgtgcccagccccaggcctgctgGTGGGATTACCCAGGTGGAGAGTGAAGGCAGCCCACTGGCGTGCACTGGCCACGAAGTCCCCATCCTCCACAGAAAGGTAGCGCGTGGAGACCGTCTGGGAGCGCAGGCGGTTGAAGAGGGAGACCTTTGAGCCCGAGGATATGCACACTGTGAGGGGAGGTGGAATCAGTGCCCCTGCCTGGCTTGGTCCCTTGGACTTGCCAGGTAAGTTCCCATTCTCTGTCCCCTGAGCCAGTCTGGCTCAAATTCCCAGACACGCTGCGCATTCATGTGTCACTGCTATTTATCTAGCACCTGCTGTAATCCTGCTTCTGTACCTTTGTCTGGTTCTTTTTGCCGCCTGGGCATCCTTCAGTTCAATAAACAGAATTTTATCAAGTAGTTACTAAGTGCCTACTTGGTGgctggcactgtgctgggtactgGGTGCCAAAGGGTGAATTAGACCCAGTTTTGCTCTAGAGGAGTTCACAGTCTCAGAGGGGAGACagggaataaatataaaatttcaatatgATATAGTGAGGGCTGGCTGGGttaaggagggcttcctgggggaggttaTACTCTCAGCTGGGAAGCATGAAGTAGGTAGGAGTTGCTCAGGGGGCTGCATAAGCAAAGGCTGCGTGGTGTGAAACAGCAGTGTATTTCTAGGGCTTGACATTGATCTCTTCCAGCCTTTTAACACAGACTCAGAGCAGtcactttgttttctgtttggattttGACCACCTGGGGAGAAAGCACTGGGTCATCACCCTCTCTCCCCTCACAGTGACAGGCATACTGTTGGTGCGCAATGTATACTTAACCCAAGTTCCTATCCATTGCATAATGATGATAGCTAATGCTTAATGTGTTTCAGGTActgttttaaatgcttaaaatgtgTTAGCCCTTTTGCTTCTCTTAACAGCCCTCTGAGGTAGATAATATTATCTCTACTCAAGAGAACAACTCCCTCTAGATCACACAGCTAGCCAGTGGCGGAGCCAGGATTGAAACCCAGGCCGCCTGGCTCCAGAATCTGCACTCAAAACCATCACACTTTACCCCTCCCTGGCCCTTTCCTGACACCAAGGGCCAGCCAGAGCACTGCCTGGATCTGAGACATTCTTCAAGGTTTTTAACAGACAGTAAGTAAGGTGTAGGGGTGGGAGCTGGGCTTCACCGTCACATTGACTCAAGTTCAAACCTTGGGTGGGCCACTTTCTAGCTGGGCAAACTTAGGCAAGTCACCTGTAAGGTGACAGgcccaaatatttcttttcctccttccttcctccctccctccctctctctatctctttctttctttcttccttcctttcttttccagccacgctgcatggcatgtgggatcttagttccctgaccagggattgtacctgcatgccctgcagtggaagtgccgagttggaaccactggaccgtcagggaagtcccaggcccagatatttcttaaatgaaaggATGAATGTTCCAAACCTCATTTTCCTCAACTGTGACTCACCTTACAAGGATGAGCATCAAACAGGGTGATGTATGTATACACCTGCCAAGAAAGTCCCCCATCCCCTACTTCCCCCTTTCATCTTCCAGCGAGGGTAGGAGTGATGTTGTCATTGTCATTCAGGCTTTGTTTCCTCATATTTTCAAAGCCATCAGCCCTGGGATTTGTCACTTGGCATCCAGGGCAGTACTTATCTCAAACTGTCTCTGATCagctgtgtgtgtctctctcctctgctAGGCTGTCCGCTCCTCCAGAACAGATACTTGCATATACATcaggcactgaataaatattttcaactgaatTTCCCCTGCCTTTTCATTATcacttttaatctatttttagcGCAGCACCTGCTGGCCATTTTGGGGACCCCCGACCTCAAGTCGGCCTCTGCCCCCTTTCCTCTGCTCTTGCCTCTCCAACTTCTCCCATTCCCCGACCTAAGCCACACCTACTTACCCAGACCCCGCCCCTTCCGGCTCAAAACCCACCTCTCCCACTCTGACCCCACCCCTACAATCCAGgcatctccccctccctcctcccaaacCTAGCAGCTTCCAGACCAGGGGGacctccccgccccgcccagcgGCCAGGCTCCACCCCGCTCACGGTCGGTGTTTTTCAGCGACTGCTTCTTCTGCGAGGGTTTGGAGATGACCTTGATGAGGTGGCTGTGGAAAGTGCCCAGCTCCCGCCCCCCTCGCAGCACTAGCCGCAGCACCAGCCGGAAGTGCTTCCTCTTGTCTGCGTCCGAGATGTACAGGGTCTTGGCGCAACCGAATTCCTACAGGGTTGGCGGTGATGGGGTCGTCTCACCCCCGCCCTCAGTCCCTGGATGAACTGACTTTCCCCAGTTATGTGACGTCCGCCCCGTCGGACGTGACATGAAGCTGCACGTCCAAGCTCTTGGGCTCACCCTCAAGGCAGAACCCCGGTCTCTCGGCATCCCCACCTATCTTTTGGCTTCTGCAGGGGAGTAAAGGAGCCCCCCTGCACCAAAGAGAGAGGCAAGGATGGGAGCAAGAATCGAACCCCCTTCCCATGAGCTCTCACCCTGGAGTCCGGCTGCTCTTCGAAATTCAACTTCTGCGTCTCGGCAGCGCTGCCGGACGCGCCGTCCAGTCCCATGTAACCGCAGACGATGGGCCCGGTCTCCCCTGCCTGGTGGGCTGGAAAGGGACGCGAGCGGGCTCTGGAAGGACTCAAGTGTCAGGCAAAAGCTTAGTTCTCGCCGCCAGAGGGCGCGTTGAGACTGCGACTGAGAACCGCCCCGCTCCCGAGCCCTACTGAGGGTCCCCTTACAGAGGGAGGCGCCCGGTATCCCTGGAGTCCGCCCTCACCTTGACCCTGCACTGGCTTCACCCTCCATCCGGGACCTGCGAGGTAGACACAGGGCGGGGGGCAGAAGAACCTGCGGAGACATGTAAGCGCTGGACTCGTGTATCCATCTCCACTTGCCTGTCCTGTAGGCGTCTCAAAGGCAGCAAAGACCCGACAGAATCCTTGATTCCCCCCACCACACATACCTTTCTCACGGCTCTCCCCAGGCTTCTCCATGACTGTGAACCCCATTAACACCcgaatctttctttctttcacattccTCACTCAATCCATCTGTAAGTCCTATCCACTACCTTTAAAACATATCCAGAATCCACtgacttctcaccacctccaccttcGTCCCTGTACTGCCATCACTTTTCGCCTGGACCTCTGCATCAGCCTTCcaactggtctctctgcttccactcctACCCCCTTCAACCTGTTTTTCACACAGCAgccaaaatgtgtttttaaaaaaatttttttagagtaTGTTACTCATCTTCTTAAAATCCTCCAGTGGTTTAAATTCAAAGTCCTCACATGATCTGGGCCCTGCTTACCTCTCCAACTTGACTTCCTGCAATGCCCACCTTTCTCTAATCGCAGCCActctgacatcttttttttttttttttttttttttttttgcggtacgcgggcctctcactgttgtggcctctcccgttgtggagcacaggctccggacgcgcaggctcaggggccatggctcacgggcccagccgctccgcggcatgtgggattttccccggaccggggcacgaacccgtgtcccctgcatcggcaggcggactctcaaccactgcgccaccagggaagcccaactctaaCATCTTTTGTCCTGGAACGGGCCAAGCTAGTACTGTGTCAAGGTCTTTGTGTTTTCTGTTCCTTCTAATTGGAACACGCTTCCCCGCGATCTTCTCATGTCTGGCTCCATTTTCACATTCAAGTCTTAGTTCAGAAGTCACCTCCTTAAAGGGCCTTTCTACCACCTTGATCTTGCTAGCTAAAGTACATCCCCGCTCCTCAGTTTCTATCACCTTACCTCGTTCTATTTCCTTTCTAGCTCTCATCACAATCTGGAAGCCTCTTGTTTACTGATTTGTGAGgagtttattgtctgtctctcccacactAGAGTGAAGATGCCAGGAGCGCAAGGACCATAGCTGTCTTGTTCAACTGTATGCCCGGTGCCCAGCAGTGCCAGAGAGCCTGACACATGATAAGCACTCAGTAGGTAGTTGtggaatggaagaatgaatgaatgggtgaatgagtgagtgaatggggACTAGAAATTCACAGGGAGGTTCTGCTATAAACCAAAGTCAGGGCTGATGGTGGCTGAAGGAAAAGGCCCCTGAATGGCCAATAGCTGAGCCCTGAGTCCTCTCCAGGTTCTAAAAGACACTAAAAAGGGAGGGGCACATAGGGCAGAAGGTCAGGTCGCAGGGACCTTGGAGGGCCACTGAGGGACCTACCGCTTCTCATTTCCATATGATTTCTGGGCCACCTTGGCGTGCAGGATCCGCACCGTCTGCTCGCACTGTTGCTGTAGGCACTGGCGCACACCTTCCCTCAGGACCGCGGCGGGCCCTGGGGATGACCTGGGAGTGGGGACGGGCCGGCCGCCCGCAGCAGGGAGCGTCAAGGGGTGAGGTGGCATAGCGCCAGAAGGGGGCAGGTGGAATGCAATGTATGGGAGGAAGGGACCGTTCTAGGTCTGCCCCCTCGGGGTCAAAGAGAAGAAGCCTTAG
It encodes the following:
- the RBPJL gene encoding recombining binding protein suppressor of hairless-like protein isoform X1 yields the protein MDPVGADPSTHPGPLTHLSLPDSSEARPRSGADGRSLPGSWTRSSPGPAAVLREGVRQCLQQQCEQTVRILHAKVAQKSYGNEKRFFCPPPCVYLAGPGWRVKPVQGQAHQAGETGPIVCGYMGLDGASGSAAETQKLNFEEQPDSREFGCAKTLYISDADKRKHFRLVLRLVLRGGRELGTFHSHLIKVISKPSQKKQSLKNTDLCISSGSKVSLFNRLRSQTVSTRYLSVEDGDFVASARQWAAFTLHLADEHCSQGDFPPREGYVHYGSLVQLTCTVTGITLPPMIIRKVAKQCALLDVDEPISQLHKCAFQFPGGPPGEGGTYLCLATEKVVQFQASPCPKEANKALLNDSSCWTIIGTESVEFSFSTSLACTREPVTPVPLISTLELSGGGDVATLELHGENLHAGLKVWFGEVEAETMYRSPRSLVCVVPDVAAFGSDWRWLRTPITVPVSLVRADGLFYPSAFSFTYTPEYSVRSGPLGASAPAADADALLESIHHEFTRTNFHLFIQT
- the RBPJL gene encoding recombining binding protein suppressor of hairless-like protein isoform X2, with product MDPVGADPSTHPGPLTHLSLPDSSEARPRSGADGRSLPGSWTRSSPGPAAVLREGVRQCLQQQCEQTVRILHAKVAQKSYGNEKRFFCPPPCVYLAGPGWRVKPVQGQAHQAGETGPIVCGYMGLDGASGSAAETQKLNFEEQPDSREFGCAKTLYISDADKRKHFRLVLRLVLRGGRELGTFHSHLIKVISKPSQKKQSLKNTDLCISSGSKVSLFNRLRSQTVSTRYLSVEDGDFVASARQWAAFTLHLADEHCSQGDFPPREGYVHYGSLVQLTCTVTGITLPPMIIRKVAKQCALLDVDEPISQLHKCAFQFPGGPPGEGGTYLCLATEKVVQFQASPCPKEANKALLNDSSCWTIIGTESVEFSFSTSLACTREPVTPVPLISTLELSGGGDVATLELHGENLHAGLKVWFGEVEAETMYRYEAGGLPWEPAVPSVRGTRRSRLRQRLALAAHTHHGAREPRACRRPLLPQRLLLHLHPRVQRAVRASGRLRARR